CACACTATAATCTGTCGTAACAGCCACCTCATCCGCAATCTCCACAAACGGGCCTATCACAGCCATATTCCGCATCCCCTCCGGTATAACAGCCGGCCGATCCGTGGGATCCCTAGGGAGCAGGGTCGCCGCCCCGCGCGGCTGAATGCAGGGGATCGTAACCGCCTTCTCGAGAATCGACTCAAGCGGGTATTCCAGATGCGAGAGGATCTCGGAAAGGATTTCCTGGCCCGTGCAATCGATCATTGGCTTTGTGATGTGTGTCCCGCTGCGCTCGGGGGCGAGGGCGTAGCCCCAGCAGACTTGGATGTGGGGTGGCTGGTCTGGGAAGACGGGCTGGTGGGGGATGCGTAGGGTGAGTAGCCAGGGGGAGTCGCGGAGGGTGAACAGGGAGTTAGGGCCTGGGGTTTGGGCTGTTGTTTCTGTGAGGCGGGAGAAAAGTtcggtggaggagagggtgatggtgaaggtTTCGAGGCGGGAGGAGTGCAGTCTTGTGCAGAAGTTGTAGGCGTTGCCGAATTTGGGATGTTTGGTGCTGAGCTCAAGCCAGAGGAGCCAGTTTTCGTCGAGCTCTGTGTCTATCTCGGTGGAGGTTTCGGGGTctgtgattgttgttgggtcGAGGTGGAGGGACGGAGGGGGGTGGGTGTTGGTTCCTGGTAGgagggatgaggagatggagccTAgcgagacgatgacgatgtcgtCTGCGCTGACTTGTATTATCGTTTCGTCccttgaggagatggagcagCATGGCTCGCGCACTGGAGAGGTTTGGATTGAGGTGACTCGTGTTGGGTCGTTGGGCTTGTTAGGGTTATCTTGTGCGAAGGACATGCCgcagatggtggtgttgaagcggAAGTCCACGCCCTTGGATAGGAGAAACTGGACAATGGGGACTATGGTAGACTCATGCACGTTGTATTTACCTAGATCGAGAGGGTGGGGGTCCAGAAGGTCGTGCAGGTTGCTGAAGCGATGCAGATACCGGCGGAATTCAGCAGCGGAGTGTGAAGGTTTGAGGCCGAAGCTATGCAGACCATCTTTAGCAACGCATATAAAATTAattggaaaaaaaaagattaccTTGTAGCAAGCGACAGCCAATACCCGCTTCGAAAGAATCCCTCAGTAAAGAAGTCGCAAATGCGACCCCTCCCCAGCGTCTTCTCCGACTTGGATGCCAGCGTGAACAGATCAATGCGGTCGCGCAAGCCCAgcgccatcttcttcgcatcAACGCGACCGACCCCGTGTGTCTTGCGAGCCAGAAACCTTGCGCGCGGCGGTTGGACTTCTAGTGACGTCGCAAACTCGAGGATCTCGTCGCGCACCGAGCGGCTGGGATCAGACGTCGAGGGGACTAACGACAGCAAGGCATCCATGCACATGTCGTTATATTGGGGCCGTACGCCGGCGCGAAAGTCATAGCCATTCTCTGCGTCGCCATGACTTGTGGTCTGGCCGCCTGCGACACTGAGAGACTCGATGATGTGTATATGGGAGGGTGGCACATGGGCTTCCTGGACGAGGTGCACTGCGGCCGTGAGAGATGTGATCCCGCTGCCTAGAACCCAGGCGTCGAGACGCTCCGGGTTACGTTTTGCCATGTTAATTGCGGTTTTGTATGTGAAGGAGTCTATTTCTGAGGATGAAAAGCTTTGAGACAAGGCCGGTGGCGTATGACTTGACAG
Above is a window of Aspergillus puulaauensis MK2 DNA, chromosome 2, nearly complete sequence DNA encoding:
- a CDS encoding oleate hydratase (COG:S;~EggNog:ENOG410PVR9;~InterPro:IPR010354,IPR036188;~PFAM:PF13450,PF06100;~go_function: GO:0050151 - oleate hydratase activity [Evidence IEA];~go_function: GO:0071949 - FAD binding [Evidence IEA];~go_process: GO:0006631 - fatty acid metabolic process [Evidence IEA]); translation: MAKRNPERLDAWVLGSGITSLTAAVHLVQEAHVPPSHIHIIESLSVAGGQTTSHGDAENGYDFRAGVRPQYNDMCMDALLSLVPSTSDPSRSVRDEILEFATSLEVQPPRARFLARKTHGVGRVDAKKMALGLRDRIDLFTLASKSEKTLGRGRICDFFTEGFFRSGYWLSLATSFGLKPSHSAAEFRRYLHRFSNLHDLLDPHPLDLGKYNVHESTIVPIVQFLLSKGVDFRFNTTICGMSFAQDNPNKPNDPTRVTSIQTSPVREPCCSISSRDETIIQVSADDIVIVSLGSISSSLLPGTNTHPPPSLHLDPTTITDPETSTEIDTELDENWLLWLELSTKHPKFGNAYNFCTRLHSSRLETFTITLSSTELFSRLTETTAQTPGPNSLFTLRDSPWLLTLRIPHQPVFPDQPPHIQVCWGYALAPERSGTHITKPMIDCTGQEILSEILSHLEYPLESILEKAVTIPCIQPRGAATLLPRDPTDRPAVIPEGMRNMAVIGPFVEIADEVAVTTDYSVRGAQIAVRELMGVGTVVAKSKKGSAIGLLGL